One region of Brevinematales bacterium genomic DNA includes:
- a CDS encoding alpha-amylase family glycosyl hydrolase, with translation MNIFRIFLIILIGVSIVVGCQKMPTLENISNLDLGSTTSDVDTQEPFVNFVSPKDTAVVNQVFSYLAFVSDNKGISRVVFITPSDRIEIDGKDLEIVKTPQGIVYSQLSGFFALSTKGTNIIKVFAVDSSGNYSFTNSIRVIVDVSNPTVSIVGFENTSLKIVSTNFELSILASDDTEIDGIFVSVNKSNYARVSSSFTFYSNLVFVNNSTNTVSVYVKDASGKLSEIREVTVIVDQDIPVVFITEPSDYVFFNTSNIVIKGSVSTSSGMSITKLFFNIDNSYWEEMVNPPMQWTIQKTINMQSSNIVLRVKVRDSNNRESSEVIKVFGIDYTKPTLSINTPANDFITTNSSITISGTAGDNIGVKQVMVRLNNGNYEEAIGYTSWSKLISLVDGTNSVYVKVIDFAGNFAESSISVIKQVPGGSGGGSGGSTISFPGDDEDPRDWRVYFVMTDRFVDGFSGNNNIYGDEYRAPNNDSSDALRYYNGGDFKGLINNLDYIKNMGFNAIWITPVVKQPPGRYVNSGQTYDAAGYHGYWGYDFDSIDPHLESPGATFDDLIREAHNRGIKIILDIVPNHAHGGDAHPSVKWFNDRLKVKFDGQWWEVSFIPHLTLPTGDL, from the coding sequence ATGAATATTTTTAGGATATTCCTAATTATTCTAATAGGGGTGTCAATAGTAGTTGGGTGCCAGAAAATGCCAACGCTTGAAAATATATCTAATCTTGACTTAGGTTCTACTACATCTGACGTAGATACTCAAGAACCATTTGTTAACTTTGTTTCTCCTAAGGATACTGCAGTAGTTAATCAGGTGTTTTCATATTTGGCTTTTGTAAGTGACAATAAAGGTATAAGCAGAGTTGTTTTTATAACTCCTTCGGATAGGATAGAGATAGATGGAAAGGATCTTGAAATCGTAAAAACACCTCAAGGAATTGTTTATTCACAATTAAGTGGATTTTTTGCCCTGTCAACAAAGGGTACTAATATTATAAAAGTTTTTGCTGTGGATTCAAGTGGTAACTATAGTTTTACGAACTCGATTAGGGTTATAGTCGATGTTTCCAATCCTACTGTGAGCATAGTGGGTTTTGAAAATACTTCTCTAAAGATAGTATCTACGAATTTTGAGTTGTCGATTCTAGCAAGTGATGATACAGAAATTGATGGTATTTTCGTGTCTGTAAATAAGAGTAATTATGCTAGAGTTTCATCTAGCTTTACATTCTATTCAAACTTAGTTTTTGTTAACAATTCTACCAACACTGTAAGTGTTTATGTAAAAGATGCTTCTGGTAAGTTAAGTGAGATAAGAGAAGTTACTGTTATTGTTGATCAAGATATTCCTGTAGTATTTATAACTGAACCTTCGGATTATGTATTTTTTAACACATCTAATATAGTTATCAAAGGTAGTGTAAGCACGTCAAGTGGTATGAGTATTACAAAGCTGTTTTTCAACATAGATAACTCATATTGGGAAGAGATGGTAAATCCACCTATGCAGTGGACTATTCAGAAGACTATTAACATGCAAAGTAGTAATATAGTATTAAGAGTTAAGGTAAGGGATAGTAACAATAGAGAGAGTTCTGAGGTTATTAAAGTTTTTGGAATCGATTATACCAAACCTACTTTGTCTATTAATACTCCTGCTAACGACTTTATCACAACAAATAGTAGTATAACTATTTCTGGTACTGCTGGTGATAACATAGGTGTTAAGCAAGTTATGGTCAGACTCAATAATGGTAATTATGAAGAAGCCATTGGATATACATCGTGGAGTAAGTTGATATCACTTGTTGACGGCACTAATAGTGTGTACGTAAAAGTTATTGATTTTGCTGGTAATTTTGCTGAGAGTAGCATATCAGTAATTAAACAAGTTCCTGGAGGTTCTGGTGGAGGTTCTGGAGGTAGTACGATATCTTTTCCAGGTGACGATGAAGATCCTAGGGATTGGAGAGTGTATTTTGTTATGACTGATAGATTTGTTGATGGATTTTCTGGTAATAACAATATTTATGGTGATGAGTATAGAGCACCTAATAATGATAGCTCAGATGCCCTAAGGTATTATAACGGTGGTGATTTTAAAGGTCTCATAAATAATCTTGACTACATAAAGAATATGGGCTTCAATGCTATTTGGATTACTCCTGTTGTAAAGCAACCACCAGGAAGATATGTCAACAGTGGTCAAACCTATGACGCAGCTGGTTATCATGGATACTGGGGATATGATTTTGATAGTATTGATCCACATTTAGAATCTCCAGGTGCAACATTTGATGACCTAATAAGAGAAGCACACAATAGAGGTATAAAAATAATACTTGACATTGTTCCTAACCACGCTCATGGTGGTGATGCGCATCCAAGTGTTAAGTGGTTTAATGATAGGCTAAAGGTTAAGTTTGATGGACAGTGGTGGGAGGTGTCCTTTATTCCACATTTAACCCTCCCGACGGGCGATCTAG
- a CDS encoding arginine--tRNA ligase: MVVRDILKGWIADIVKEQFGINYTEDEIAIEYPENKNFGDYSTTIPFKIAKELKAKGQTIALPNIANTIKEGLESKNNNIFDSIKVANGGFINLCISNDSLEKLIKEVANNENYGESDFGKGKGKILLEYVSANPTGPLHIGHARWAAIGDTLYRCFKTAGYDIDTEFYINDAGKQVELLIDSVEAVRKGEKIPENGYHGYYINELARINKSPIDIILEWHKEDLKEFRVHFDNWFSELSLHRNGEVEETLKILSEKGLVYEKEGALWFKSTDFGDDKDRVVKKSNGEYTYFGVDIAYHLNKIKRGYSRLINIWGADHHGYVKRLTSAVTSIHKDVKIEIILGQLVSLFRGGDPVRMSKRTGDIITLREVIEEVGTDAVRYFMISKKVDTHINFDLEIAKKQSDENPVYYLQYAHARIAGIIRNSQGLGIIETPIIDNQIAREIAVMIIRFPEEIIDITLSLDPQRMTNYLHELATLFHKFYSEYRVIDNNKVLTGRKILVKAIKNVLRKGLWIIGVSAPESM; encoded by the coding sequence ATGGTTGTAAGGGATATACTAAAAGGATGGATAGCTGATATTGTTAAGGAACAATTTGGAATTAATTACACAGAAGATGAAATAGCCATTGAATATCCTGAAAACAAAAATTTCGGTGATTATTCAACAACGATACCATTTAAAATAGCAAAAGAATTAAAAGCAAAAGGCCAAACCATTGCATTGCCAAACATAGCAAATACTATAAAAGAAGGACTTGAAAGTAAAAATAACAATATCTTTGACAGTATAAAAGTAGCAAATGGCGGATTTATTAACTTATGTATATCTAATGATTCTTTAGAAAAACTAATCAAAGAAGTTGCTAACAACGAAAACTACGGTGAATCAGATTTTGGTAAAGGTAAGGGGAAAATTCTACTAGAATATGTAAGCGCAAATCCTACAGGACCTTTACATATAGGTCACGCAAGATGGGCAGCTATAGGAGATACTCTTTACAGATGTTTTAAAACTGCTGGATACGACATTGATACAGAGTTCTACATAAATGACGCCGGAAAACAAGTGGAACTTTTGATAGATTCAGTTGAAGCAGTTAGAAAAGGTGAAAAAATACCTGAAAACGGATATCACGGATATTACATAAATGAACTTGCAAGAATAAACAAATCTCCTATTGATATTATACTAGAGTGGCATAAAGAAGATCTTAAAGAGTTTAGAGTACACTTTGATAACTGGTTTTCCGAACTATCACTTCACAGAAATGGAGAAGTTGAAGAAACTTTAAAAATCTTGAGTGAAAAAGGACTCGTCTATGAAAAGGAAGGTGCACTGTGGTTTAAGAGTACTGACTTTGGAGATGACAAAGATAGAGTTGTAAAAAAATCAAACGGTGAATATACCTACTTTGGAGTAGATATAGCATACCATCTAAACAAAATAAAAAGAGGATATAGCAGGTTGATAAACATATGGGGTGCAGATCATCACGGATATGTGAAAAGACTTACTTCTGCTGTCACTTCAATCCACAAAGATGTCAAAATTGAAATAATATTAGGTCAACTAGTTTCACTCTTCAGAGGTGGAGATCCTGTCAGAATGTCAAAAAGAACTGGAGATATAATTACCTTGAGAGAAGTTATTGAAGAAGTAGGAACAGACGCTGTTAGATACTTCATGATTTCAAAAAAAGTTGATACACATATTAACTTTGATCTAGAAATAGCTAAAAAACAAAGTGACGAAAACCCTGTATACTATCTCCAATACGCTCATGCAAGAATTGCAGGAATAATACGAAATTCACAAGGTCTTGGAATAATTGAAACTCCAATAATAGATAATCAGATAGCAAGAGAAATAGCCGTAATGATTATAAGGTTTCCAGAAGAAATAATAGATATAACTTTATCATTAGATCCCCAAAGAATGACAAACTATCTTCATGAGCTAGCAACACTATTTCACAAATTCTACTCCGAATACAGAGTCATCGACAATAACAAAGTACTAACAGGTAGAAAAATACTTGTTAAGGCTATTAAAAATGTACTTAGGAAAGGATTATGGATCATAGGAGTTTCGGCACCTGAAAGTATGTAA
- the rpmJ gene encoding 50S ribosomal protein L36: MKVKASVKPICEKCKVIKRKGRIMVICENPKHKQRQKGGRISWHV, translated from the coding sequence ATGAAGGTCAAAGCTTCAGTAAAACCTATCTGCGAAAAGTGTAAAGTAATAAAGAGAAAAGGTAGAATCATGGTAATATGTGAAAACCCTAAACATAAACAAAGGCAAAAAGGAGGTAGAATTTCATGGCACGTATAG
- the rpsM gene encoding 30S ribosomal protein S13: protein MARIAGVELPNKRLLVALRYIFGIGKSLAYSIPKKLGIDPNKKVSELSEEEFNKLKNEIEKNYKLEGDLRTEIRLNIKRLIDIGCYRGQRHKKGLPVRGQRTRTNARTRKGPRPHRLGKKTKK, encoded by the coding sequence ATGGCACGTATAGCAGGTGTTGAACTACCCAACAAAAGGCTTTTAGTAGCATTGAGATATATCTTCGGCATAGGTAAGTCTCTTGCTTATAGTATTCCAAAAAAGTTAGGGATAGATCCTAATAAGAAAGTTTCTGAACTATCTGAAGAAGAGTTTAACAAATTAAAAAACGAAATTGAAAAGAATTATAAACTTGAAGGAGATTTGAGAACTGAAATCAGGTTAAACATAAAGAGATTAATAGATATAGGATGTTATAGAGGACAAAGGCATAAAAAAGGTTTACCTGTAAGAGGACAAAGAACCAGAACAAATGCTAGAACTAGAAAAGGTCCCAGACCTCATAGACTAGGTAAGAAAACTAAGAAATAA
- a CDS encoding DUF4340 domain-containing protein, giving the protein MRGKALLILSLSAILLGLVVFFLIIDRGEVKVIKKRDYLVGKFSSDDISYLGIYFRDYYDRTKEYEYFIIKSNNLWFVSYSNIIDRVEYKLANFVANIIGDIENLGSISSNEVEDIINSFGFSRPNARITFVANNITNEILVGNLAPTKDYYYVTLNGNYETIYLVYAYKIDNILKYPEEIRDKNIFTHEWTNITGIEYKPISFPKIIFTNKNNKWFSVIPIEKEVDSIFIENEFLKNLRSLAIEHFIDQDNKLYKNLILKTNTPISQIKLYNGYNEMTLMVLDKIKTNFYCYDTIRKVIFAIDYESSKSLFDAQYERFVKITN; this is encoded by the coding sequence ATGAGGGGAAAGGCTCTTTTAATACTCTCCCTCTCAGCTATCTTACTAGGGTTGGTTGTTTTTTTCTTAATAATCGACAGAGGAGAAGTCAAGGTAATAAAAAAAAGGGACTACCTTGTAGGGAAATTCTCTTCTGATGATATTTCATATCTAGGGATATATTTCAGAGATTACTACGACAGAACAAAAGAATATGAGTACTTTATTATCAAATCTAACAATCTTTGGTTTGTATCATATTCAAACATCATCGATAGAGTAGAATATAAACTTGCAAATTTCGTAGCAAACATAATAGGAGATATTGAAAATCTAGGAAGTATCTCATCAAACGAAGTTGAAGATATAATAAACAGTTTTGGATTTTCAAGACCAAATGCTAGAATAACTTTTGTGGCAAATAACATAACAAATGAAATACTTGTCGGAAATCTTGCACCAACAAAAGATTACTACTATGTCACCCTTAACGGAAATTACGAAACTATTTATCTTGTATATGCCTATAAAATCGATAACATACTTAAGTATCCAGAAGAAATAAGAGACAAAAACATATTCACCCATGAATGGACTAACATTACTGGTATTGAATATAAACCAATAAGTTTTCCAAAGATTATCTTTACTAACAAAAATAACAAGTGGTTCTCGGTAATACCTATTGAAAAAGAAGTTGACAGTATATTTATTGAAAATGAATTTCTAAAAAATCTAAGGAGCTTGGCAATAGAACACTTCATTGACCAAGACAACAAATTGTACAAAAATCTTATTTTAAAAACAAATACCCCAATCTCACAGATTAAGCTTTACAATGGTTATAATGAAATGACACTTATGGTTTTGGATAAGATAAAAACAAATTTTTACTGCTACGATACCATCAGAAAAGTTATATTTGCGATCGATTACGAAAGTAGCAAGAGTTTGTTTGACGCACAGTATGAGAGGTTTGTTAAAATTACAAACTAA
- a CDS encoding mannose-1-phosphate guanylyltransferase yields MRCVVIMAGGRGERFWPKSRRNYPKQFLNLIGDKSMLQYAYERALDIVDKNRIFIVTSSDLVNLVEEQIPKIPQSNIIIEPLPKNTAPAIGLAATYIRKYFGDYTMFVMPSDHYVDDLNKFYDVVEAGFEAAEKYLSLITLGIKPSRPDTGYGYIEVGNIIDTFFSKNIFEVKRFVEKPNHEKAVEYLSKGKFFWNSGMFIWKVSTILEEISKHMPNLWEALTIIEDAIGKDYESDVIIEEFEKIEGISIDYGVMEKSKSVLCVKSDFIWDDIGSWSAVYRLNDKDDNGNVIEGNVISHNVKNSLIIGENDGVIAVSSLEDMIIIKEGDSILITKKSEDQTIRELVKMMKNQDKYSKYL; encoded by the coding sequence ATGCGGTGTGTTGTAATAATGGCAGGTGGCCGTGGAGAAAGGTTTTGGCCTAAAAGTAGGAGGAATTATCCGAAACAATTTCTTAACCTAATTGGCGATAAATCAATGCTCCAGTATGCATACGAAAGAGCTCTTGACATTGTTGACAAGAATAGGATATTTATAGTTACATCATCTGACCTAGTTAACCTTGTGGAAGAACAAATACCCAAAATACCCCAAAGTAACATAATAATTGAACCATTACCTAAAAACACTGCACCTGCTATAGGATTAGCAGCAACTTACATAAGAAAATACTTTGGTGACTACACAATGTTCGTCATGCCTTCAGATCACTATGTAGATGATCTGAACAAATTTTACGACGTTGTTGAAGCGGGATTTGAGGCAGCCGAAAAATACCTATCTCTAATCACATTAGGTATAAAACCTTCAAGACCTGACACCGGTTACGGATATATAGAGGTTGGGAATATAATAGATACCTTCTTCAGCAAGAATATATTTGAAGTCAAGAGATTTGTTGAGAAACCTAACCACGAAAAAGCTGTTGAATATCTAAGTAAGGGTAAATTCTTTTGGAATAGTGGAATGTTTATATGGAAGGTATCAACAATACTTGAAGAAATATCAAAGCACATGCCAAACCTATGGGAAGCTCTTACAATCATCGAAGATGCTATAGGTAAAGACTACGAAAGCGATGTTATAATTGAGGAGTTCGAAAAAATAGAGGGTATATCAATTGACTATGGAGTTATGGAAAAAAGTAAATCTGTTTTATGCGTTAAGAGTGACTTTATATGGGATGATATCGGATCTTGGTCAGCTGTTTATAGACTCAACGATAAAGATGATAACGGAAATGTAATCGAAGGCAACGTTATATCTCATAATGTCAAAAACTCCTTAATAATAGGAGAAAACGATGGGGTTATCGCAGTCAGTTCACTAGAAGATATGATAATAATCAAAGAAGGAGATAGTATATTAATAACCAAAAAATCTGAAGATCAAACTATAAGAGAACTTGTTAAAATGATGAAAAACCAAGATAAGTATTCAAAATATCTATGA
- the ruvC gene encoding crossover junction endodeoxyribonuclease RuvC — MKVLGIDPGYSILGYGIVENKENKLNLIKAGVLDTSDNKDFNEKLLEIHNFINSLIKNYHPDIVFIEEVFFGKNVKTATKVAQAVGVVKIEVLKSGIEILSITPLEVKKCITGSKGFHPKTQIQNIVKLLLNLDEIPKPDDCADAIAIALCGLFRTIKSFYL, encoded by the coding sequence ATGAAAGTCTTAGGAATAGATCCTGGATATTCAATCCTAGGATATGGCATTGTAGAAAACAAGGAAAACAAACTTAACCTTATAAAAGCAGGAGTTCTAGATACATCTGATAATAAAGATTTCAATGAAAAACTGTTGGAAATCCATAACTTTATCAACTCTTTAATAAAAAATTACCATCCAGATATCGTATTCATAGAAGAGGTATTTTTTGGCAAGAATGTAAAAACTGCCACAAAAGTAGCTCAAGCTGTAGGGGTTGTAAAAATAGAAGTCTTAAAGTCAGGCATAGAGATTCTAAGTATCACACCACTTGAGGTAAAAAAATGCATAACAGGTAGCAAGGGATTCCATCCAAAAACTCAGATACAAAACATAGTAAAATTACTACTAAACTTAGACGAAATACCAAAACCAGATGATTGCGCAGACGCAATAGCAATAGCCCTATGCGGATTATTTAGAACAATCAAATCTTTTTATCTCTAA
- a CDS encoding AEC family transporter, giving the protein MFLNVLFPVIIIIVISFMLSKFRKIDPYNLTVLAIYILTPGLILRSFDINGSVLLQNFLITLLHLIIQSVVMYLISRYVASFIKLSVRSRYAFILLSFLPNTGNIGIPVIELYLGASASSYAALILVLTSIATQTYGIYLVSRGVNSSESPIRNLKKSIADILKLPLVYVVFVSIVLSMFNIKLPQFIREPVYGLGVSALILGLIQLGIVLGEIKIKLIPVKFVVAVTIMKLIISPLIALGIGILLGINGTELKVVVMQYAMPSALYCSILATFFRLIPRTVGISVFFSTIASFVTLYVLMEILNLF; this is encoded by the coding sequence ATGTTTCTTAATGTTCTTTTTCCTGTGATTATAATAATTGTCATTTCTTTTATGCTTTCGAAGTTTAGGAAAATAGATCCTTACAATCTAACAGTCTTGGCTATATATATCCTTACGCCTGGATTAATACTTAGGTCATTTGATATAAATGGATCAGTTTTGCTACAAAACTTTTTAATAACACTATTGCATCTTATTATTCAATCTGTGGTTATGTATTTAATCTCAAGGTATGTGGCATCTTTTATTAAGTTATCAGTTAGATCAAGATATGCTTTTATTTTACTTTCATTTTTACCTAATACAGGTAATATAGGTATTCCTGTAATTGAACTGTATCTTGGAGCTAGTGCTAGTAGTTATGCTGCTCTTATACTAGTATTGACGTCAATAGCAACGCAAACTTATGGAATTTACTTAGTTTCAAGAGGTGTTAATAGCTCTGAAAGCCCTATTAGAAACCTAAAAAAATCAATTGCTGATATACTTAAACTTCCTCTTGTATATGTAGTTTTTGTATCTATAGTCTTATCCATGTTTAATATAAAATTACCACAATTTATAAGAGAACCTGTATATGGACTTGGTGTTTCTGCGCTTATTTTGGGACTTATTCAATTAGGGATAGTTTTGGGTGAGATAAAAATAAAGCTTATACCTGTAAAATTTGTTGTTGCTGTTACGATTATGAAACTTATAATATCTCCATTGATTGCCTTGGGAATAGGAATTTTGTTAGGAATAAATGGTACTGAACTAAAAGTTGTGGTTATGCAATATGCTATGCCTTCTGCGCTATACTGTAGTATTTTAGCCACTTTTTTTAGGTTAATTCCTAGAACAGTAGGAATTTCTGTGTTTTTTTCAACAATAGCTAGTTTTGTGACATTATATGTTTTGATGGAGATACTTAATCTTTTTTGA
- a CDS encoding ATP-binding protein: MLRHDIFSIPLSRVLQNMGYWITTSSRFMTTFCNTRNRLVFSGSVIFEVSMTDSSIDMDLVKSKQFSFALVSKEKIFVGNSDSRIILIPNFEKLVLIENLKLSEKVIKKLSILKENIKPQDLISKISEMFRAEKVTVISKRNFYYFRELGYLRSDIRNIELYLSRIFCNMVDFSDEDIWKAKTVLYELFDNSLEHGSKFDKNKIIKVETLISNNGLHVIVSDQGEGFNISKVDLTFNHNKTTGRGIMMIKTLSDIFSIKDSGRTAGVFISREKSQYIPFIV, translated from the coding sequence ATGCTTAGGCATGATATTTTTTCAATACCTTTGTCTAGAGTGCTTCAGAATATGGGTTATTGGATAACTACTAGTTCTCGTTTTATGACTACTTTTTGTAATACCAGAAACAGACTTGTATTTTCAGGAAGTGTAATTTTTGAAGTAAGTATGACTGATTCTTCTATAGATATGGATTTAGTGAAATCAAAGCAGTTCTCATTTGCTTTAGTTTCAAAAGAAAAAATATTTGTAGGTAATAGCGACAGTAGAATTATTTTAATTCCTAATTTTGAGAAGTTGGTGCTTATCGAGAACTTAAAGCTATCGGAAAAAGTAATAAAAAAACTCTCAATTTTGAAGGAGAATATAAAACCTCAAGATTTAATTTCGAAAATCTCGGAAATGTTTAGAGCTGAAAAGGTAACTGTTATATCTAAAAGGAATTTTTATTACTTTAGAGAACTGGGATATCTTAGATCAGATATTAGGAATATAGAGCTATATCTGTCTAGGATATTCTGTAATATGGTAGACTTCTCTGATGAAGATATCTGGAAAGCTAAAACAGTTTTGTATGAATTGTTTGATAACTCACTTGAGCATGGGAGTAAATTTGATAAAAACAAGATTATAAAAGTTGAAACTCTTATAAGTAATAATGGACTTCATGTTATAGTTTCGGATCAAGGGGAGGGTTTTAACATTTCGAAGGTAGATTTGACTTTTAACCATAATAAAACGACAGGAAGAGGTATAATGATGATAAAAACACTATCTGATATTTTCTCTATCAAAGATAGTGGAAGGACGGCTGGTGTGTTCATAAGTAGAGAAAAATCTCAATATATACCTTTTATAGTTTAG
- a CDS encoding CDP-alcohol phosphatidyltransferase family protein: protein MDRFITIPNIISLVRIYLTVPIVYLMWKGSEYYIVCLILIIVAYLSDAVDGIIARNFNQVSEWGKVLDPLGDKILSTGLVITFSQLGFLSVIFAFIVILRDFVISLISTKVIKETNSVRQASILGKVTTFVLFVVYTIAMMAMIGLVSHIVVKKLQVVATFLVIVSGVYYLFSYTLVVRKNKNA from the coding sequence ATGGATAGGTTTATAACAATTCCAAATATAATATCTCTTGTTAGAATATATTTGACTGTACCTATAGTTTATCTGATGTGGAAGGGTAGTGAATATTATATAGTTTGTTTAATATTGATAATAGTTGCTTATTTGTCAGATGCAGTTGATGGAATCATTGCAAGAAACTTTAATCAGGTATCCGAGTGGGGTAAAGTTTTAGATCCATTAGGTGATAAGATACTTTCAACGGGACTTGTAATTACTTTTTCTCAACTGGGTTTTCTGTCAGTAATATTTGCTTTTATAGTTATTTTGAGAGATTTTGTTATATCGTTAATTTCAACTAAAGTTATCAAAGAGACAAATTCAGTTAGACAAGCTTCAATACTAGGTAAAGTGACAACTTTTGTGCTGTTTGTTGTTTACACTATTGCTATGATGGCAATGATCGGATTAGTATCTCATATCGTTGTAAAAAAGCTTCAAGTTGTAGCAACGTTTTTAGTTATTGTTTCAGGAGTTTATTATTTGTTTTCTTATACTTTGGTTGTAAGGAAGAATAAAAATGCTTAG
- a CDS encoding ABC transporter ATP-binding protein/permease has translation MRLFLSYIKKHKILLSVSVLLTIITTLTTVVLPVLAGRMLGGIFNPQVLIENTIRVVIVGLPVIAVWSLSKYFSSLSIVVLAQKVVFDIRNEMYRKLTDIKPLVFKQKSGGEFISNILNDVQVLENFITTGFLELVKNPLIIVGCIILLVYTSWKLTLVILLISPIFGIVLLIGNLAKKVSEDIQSRISDTTSLMSESIYGIETIKSFGVEGKFRDKFFSYSSEYTSSQIKFSRFGVLPVPVSDFFGALAVVIVVVVGALEIKSGNLSYENFATFITTIFFISQPLAIMGSQFVLLQRALTALERIQKLFSLDDEKNIDGIKSVKNGKVEFKRVFFAYEGERFVLNDISLKIEDGEMVALIGPSGSGKSTMVSAIMGFVIPTKGKLLVGDVDIKEYDLKEYRKYLSIVPQDIVLFSTTIKENIDFGGGFSDDEIMEASVLANAHEFIQRLPKKYDTILGEGGVKLSGGERQRIALARALVRKPKILILDEPTSSLDPVSETYINDSLNKIKGRHTIIVIAHKLSTVFIADKIVVMKEGRIVEIGTHKELVENKGEYFKLLSSYSSLSN, from the coding sequence ATGAGGTTATTCTTAAGCTATATAAAAAAACATAAGATACTACTTTCAGTAAGTGTGTTGCTAACTATCATAACTACTTTGACAACTGTAGTTTTACCTGTACTAGCTGGTAGAATGCTAGGTGGTATATTCAATCCGCAAGTTCTTATAGAGAATACAATAAGAGTAGTAATTGTTGGTCTTCCTGTAATAGCTGTTTGGTCATTGTCAAAGTACTTTTCATCTCTGTCTATAGTTGTGTTAGCACAAAAAGTTGTTTTTGACATAAGGAATGAAATGTATAGAAAGTTAACTGATATTAAACCTTTGGTTTTCAAACAGAAAAGTGGTGGTGAGTTTATATCTAATATCCTTAACGATGTTCAAGTCTTAGAGAATTTTATAACAACAGGATTTCTTGAGCTTGTTAAAAATCCGTTGATAATAGTTGGTTGCATAATACTACTAGTCTATACTAGTTGGAAGTTAACTCTTGTTATACTACTTATAAGTCCTATATTTGGTATTGTTTTGCTAATTGGTAATTTAGCTAAGAAGGTTTCTGAAGACATACAGAGCAGAATATCGGATACTACGTCATTGATGAGTGAATCAATATACGGTATAGAAACGATAAAAAGTTTTGGTGTTGAAGGTAAGTTTAGAGATAAATTTTTTAGTTATAGTTCTGAATATACTTCTTCACAGATAAAGTTTAGTAGATTTGGAGTATTACCAGTTCCGGTATCAGATTTCTTCGGAGCTTTAGCGGTTGTAATTGTAGTTGTTGTAGGGGCTCTTGAAATAAAAAGTGGTAATTTATCTTATGAGAATTTTGCAACATTTATAACTACTATATTTTTTATTTCTCAGCCTCTAGCTATAATGGGTAGTCAGTTTGTGTTACTGCAAAGAGCGCTTACAGCATTGGAAAGAATTCAAAAACTTTTCTCATTAGATGATGAGAAAAACATTGATGGAATAAAAAGCGTTAAGAATGGTAAGGTTGAGTTTAAGAGAGTGTTTTTTGCTTATGAAGGAGAAAGGTTTGTATTAAATGATATAAGCCTTAAAATAGAAGATGGAGAGATGGTAGCTCTTATAGGTCCTTCGGGTAGTGGAAAATCTACTATGGTATCGGCAATTATGGGATTTGTAATACCTACCAAGGGTAAGTTACTTGTAGGAGATGTGGATATTAAAGAATATGATCTGAAAGAGTATAGAAAGTATCTTTCAATTGTACCACAGGATATTGTACTTTTTTCAACAACTATAAAAGAAAATATTGACTTTGGTGGTGGATTTAGTGATGATGAAATTATGGAGGCTAGTGTACTTGCAAATGCTCATGAGTTTATTCAGAGACTACCAAAAAAGTATGATACAATTTTAGGCGAAGGTGGTGTTAAATTGTCTGGTGGTGAACGACAAAGAATAGCATTAGCAAGAGCATTGGTTAGAAAACCTAAAATTCTAATACTGGATGAACCTACGTCTTCTCTTGATCCTGTTTCTGAGACTTATATAAATGATTCTCTAAACAAAATAAAAGGTAGGCATACAATAATAGTTATAGCACATAAACTTTCAACAGTGTTTATAGCTGATAAAATAGTTGTTATGAAGGAAGGAAGAATAGTTGAAATTGGTACTCACAAAGAACTTGTTGAAAATAAAGGAGAATATTTCAAACTCTTGTCTAGCTATTCATCGCTTTCTAACTAG